In Ictidomys tridecemlineatus isolate mIctTri1 chromosome 16, mIctTri1.hap1, whole genome shotgun sequence, a single genomic region encodes these proteins:
- the Brpf1 gene encoding peregrin isoform X3, whose protein sequence is MGVDFDVKTFCHNLRATKPPYECPVETCRKVYKSYSGIEYHLYHYDHDNPPPPQQTPLRKHKKKGRQSRPANKQSPSPSEVSQSPGREVMSYAQAQRMVEVDLHGRVHRISIFDNLDVVSEDEEAPEEAPENGSNKENTETPAATPKSGKHKNKEKRKDSNHHHHHNASASATPKLPEVVYRELEQDTPDAPPRPTSYYRYIEKSAEELDEEVEYDMDEEDYIWLDIMNERRKTEGVSPIPQEIFEYLMDRLEKESYFESHNKGDPNALVDEDAVCCICNDGECQNSNVILFCDMCNLAVHQECYGVPYIPEGQWLCRRCLQSPSRAVDCALCPNKGGAFKQTDDGRWAHVVCALWIPEVCFANTVFLEPIDSIEHIPPARWKLTCYICKQRGSGACIQCHKANCYTAFHVTCAQQAGLYMKMEPVRETGANGTSFSVRKTAYCDIHTPPGSARRLPALSHSEGEEDEDEEEDEGKGWSSEKVKKAKAKSRIKMKKARKILAEKRAAAPVVSVPCIPPHRLSKITNRLTIQRKSQFMQRLHSYWTLKRQSRNGVPLLRRLQTHLQSQRNCDQVGRDSEDKNWALKEQLKSWQRLRHDLERARLLVELIRKREKLKRETIKVQQIAMEMQLTPFLILLRKTLEQLQEKDTGNIFSEPVPLSEVTELDEVPDYLDHIKKPMDFFTMKQNLEAYRYLNFDDFEEDFNLIVSNCLKYNAKDTIFYRAAVRLREQGGAVLRQARRQAEKMGIDFETGMHIPHSLAGDEAPHHAEDAAEEERLVLLENQKHLPVEEQLKLLLERLDEVNASKQSVGRSRRAKMIKKEMTALRRKLAHQRETGRDGPERHGPSSRGSLTPHPAACDKDGQTDSAAEESSSQETSKGLGPNMSSTPAHEVGRRTSVLFSKKNPKTAGPPKRPGRPPKNRESQMTPSHGGSPVGPPQLPIMGSLRQRKRGRSPRPSSSSDSDSDKSTEDPPMDLPANGFSSGNQPVKKSFLVYRNDCSLPRSSSDSESSSSSSSSAASDRTSTTPSKQGRGKPSFSRGTFPEDSSEDTSGTENEAYSVGTGRGVGHSMVRKSLGRGAGWLSEDEDSPLDALDLVWAKCRGYPSYPALIIDPKMPREGMFHHGVPIPVPPLEVLKLGEQMTQEAREHLYLVLFFDNKRTWQWLPRTKLVPLGVNQDLDKEKMLEGRKSNIRKSVQIAYHRALQHRSKVQGEQSSETSDSD, encoded by the exons ATGGGGGTGGACTTTGACGTGAAGACTTTCTGCCACAACTTGCGGGCAACTAAACCACCATACGAGTGCCCTGTGGAGACCTGCCGCAAGGTTTACAAGAGTTATAGTGGTATTGAATACCACCTATACCACTATGACCACGACAACCCGCCGCCCCCACAGCAGACTCCACTCCGCAAGCACAAGAAGAAGGGACGGCAGTCACGCCCAGCCAACAAGCAGTCACCCAGCCCCTCAGAGGTATCTCAGTCACCAGGCCGTGAGGTGATGAGCTACGCACAGGCTCAGCGCATGGTGGAGGTGGACCTGCATGGCCGTGTCCACCGCATCAGCATCTTTGACAACCTGGATGTGGTATCAGAGGACGAGGAAGCCCCCGAGGAGGCCCCTGAGAATGGAAGTAACAAGGAGAACACTGAGACGCCTGCTGCTACTCCTAAGTCAGGCAAGCATAAGAACAAGGAGAAACGCAAGGACTCcaaccatcatcaccaccataaTGCTTCTGCAAGTGCCACCCCCAAGCTGCCAGAGGTGGTATACCGGGAGCTAGAGCAGGACACCCCTGATGCCCCACCCCGACCAACTTCCTATTACCG GTACATTGAGAAGTCTGCAGAAGAGCTGGATGAGGAAGTTGAGTATGACATGGATGAGGAGGATTACATCTGGCTGGATATCATGAATGAGCGGCGAAAGACAGAGGGTGTGAGTCCAATCCCACAGGAGATCTTTGAGTACCTAATGGACCGGCTGGAAAAAGAGTCCTACTTTGAGAGTCACAATAAAGGTGACCCCAATGCACTAGTGGACGAGGATGCTGTGTGCTGTATCTGCAATGATGGTGAGTGCCAGAACAGCAATGTCATCCTCTTCTGTGACATGTGCAACCTGGCCGTACACCAGGAGTGCTACGGTGTCCCCTATATCCCTGAGGGCCAGTGGCTGTGCCGCCGTTGCCTACAGTCACCCTCCCGTGCTGTGGACTGTGCCCTTTGCCCTAACAAGGGTGGTGCCTTCAAGCAGACAGATGACGGGCGCTGGGCCCATGTGGTGTGTGCCCTGTGGATCCCGGAGGTCTGCTTCGCCAACACAGTCTTCCTAGAGCCTATTGATAGCATCGAGCACATCCCACCAGCACGCTGGAAGCTTACCTGCTACATTTGCAAACAGCGGGGCTCAGGGGCCTGCATTCAGTGCCACAAGGCCAACTGCTATACAGCCTTCCATGTGACATGCGCCCAGCAGGCTGGCCTTTACATGAAAATGGAACCAGTGCGGGAGACGGGTGCCAATGGCACCTCTTTCAGCGTCCGCAAGACAGCCTACTGCGACATCCACACACCCCCAGGCTCTGCCCGCCGCCTGCCTGCCCTATCCCACAGTGAGGGTGAGGAAGATGAGGATGAAGAGGAAGATGAGGGTAAAGGCTGGAGCTCAGAGAAGGTCAAGAAGGCCAAGGCTAAGTCCCGGATAAAGATGAAGAAGGCACGGAAGATCTTGGCAGAGAAGCGGGCAGCAGCACCTGTGGTGTCAGTGCCCTGCATCCCACCACACAG GCTCAGTAAAATCACCAATCGCCTGACCATCCAGAGAAAGAGCCAGTTCATGCAGAGGCTGCACAGCTACTGGACGTTGAAACGGCAGTCACGGAATGGGGTTCCACTGCTGCGTCGCCTGCAGACACACCTCCAGTCTCAGAGGAACTGTGACCAAGTTGGG AGAGATTCTGAGGATAAAAACTGGGCCCTCAAAGAACAGCTCAAGTCCTGGCAGCGACTCCGGCATGACCTAGAACGAGCTCGGCTGCTAGTAGAACTGATCCGCAAGCGGGAGAAACTCAAAAGGGAGACG ATTAAGGTCCAGCAGATTGCCATGGAGATGCAACTGACTCCTTTCCTCATCCTCCTTCGCAAAACCTTGGAACAGCTCCAAGAGAAGGACACAGGCAACATCTTCAGCGAGCCGGTCCCTCTGTCTGAGGTAACCGAATTGGACGAA GTACCTGACTACCTAGATCACATCAAAAAGCCCATGGACTTTTTCACCATGAAGCAGAACTTGGAGGCTTACCGCTACCTGAACTTTGATGATTTTGAGGAGGACTTCAACCTCATCGTCAGCAACTGCCTCAAGTATAACGCCAAGGACACCATCTTCTACAGGGCAGCAGTGCGGCTCCGTGAGCAGGGTGGCGCTGTGCTTCGTCAGGCCCGGCGCCAGGCAGAAAAAATGGGCATTGACTTTGAGACGGGCATGCATATCCCTCACAGCCTGGCTGGAGATGAGGCCCCACACCACGCTGAAGATG cagcAGAGGAAGAGCGGCTGGTCCTGCTGGAGAATCAGAAGCACCTGCCAGTAGAAGAGCAGCTCAAGTTGTTGCTGGAGCGGCTGGATGAGGTGAATGCCAGCAAGCAGAGTGTAGGCCGCTCAAGGCGAGCAAAAATGATCAAGAAAGAGATGACAGCATTGCGGCGGAAACTTGCCCACCAGCGGGAGACTGGACGGGATGGGCCTGAAAGGCATGGCCCCTCCAGCCGAGGCAGTCTGACACCCCACCCTGCAGCCTGTGACAAGGACGGGCAGACAGACAGTGCCGCGGAGGAGAGCAGCAGCCAGGAGACGAGCAAAG GCCTGGGTCCCAACATGTCCTCAACCCCCGCACATGAGGTGGGCAGGAGAACCTCAGTTCTGTTCTCCAAAAAGAACCCGAAGACAGCTGGACCGCCCAAGAGGCCGGGCCGGCCCCCCAAAAACCGGGAGAGCCAGATGACCCCCAGCCACGGAGGCAGTCCTGTGGGGCCCCCCCAGCTCCCCATCATGGGCTCCCTGCGTCAGCGCAAGCGGGGTAGGAGCCCCCGGCCCAGTTCGAGCTCAGACAGCGACAGTGATAAGTCCACAGAAGACCCCCCAATGG ACTTACCAGCCAATGGCTTCAGCAGTGGAAACCAGCCAGTGAAGAAGAGTTTCTTGGTGTACCGCAATGACTGCAGCCTTCCCCGGAGCAGTTCAGACTCTGAAtccagcagcagtagcagcagcagtgCTGCCTCAGACCGGACCAG CACAACACCCTCAAAACAAGGCCGGGGCAAGCCCTCCTTCTCTCGGGGCACATTCCCAGAGGATAGCAGTGAAGATACCTCAGGCACTGAGAATGAGGCCTACTCCGTGGGCACTGGCCGCGGCGTGGGCCACAGCA TGGTGAGGAAGAGTCTGGGTCGGGGAGCTGGCTGGCTCTCAGAGGATGAGGACTCCCCTCTGGATGCTCTGGACCTGGTGTGGGCCAAATGCCGAGGGTATCCATCATACCCAGCTCTG ATCATTGATCCAAAGATGCCCCGAGAAGGTATGTTCCACCATGGGGTTCCCATCCCTGTGCCCCCACTGGAGGTGCTGAAACTTGGGGAGCAGATGACCCAGGAAGCCCGAGAGCATCTCTACCTCGTTCTCTTCTTTGACAACAAAAGAACCTG GCAGTGGCTACCCAGGACTAAGTTGGTCCCTCTGGGTGTGAACCAGGACCTagacaaagagaagatgttggagggCCGCAAGTCAAATATCCGCAAGTCAGTACAAATCGCCTACCACAGGGCTCTTCAGCACCGTAGCAAGGTTCAGGGTGAACAGAGCAGCGAGACCAGCGATAGCGACTGA
- the Brpf1 gene encoding peregrin isoform X2: MGVDFDVKTFCHNLRATKPPYECPVETCRKVYKSYSGIEYHLYHYDHDNPPPPQQTPLRKHKKKGRQSRPANKQSPSPSEVSQSPGREVMSYAQAQRMVEVDLHGRVHRISIFDNLDVVSEDEEAPEEAPENGSNKENTETPAATPKSGKHKNKEKRKDSNHHHHHNASASATPKLPEVVYRELEQDTPDAPPRPTSYYRYIEKSAEELDEEVEYDMDEEDYIWLDIMNERRKTEGVSPIPQEIFEYLMDRLEKESYFESHNKGDPNALVDEDAVCCICNDGECQNSNVILFCDMCNLAVHQECYGVPYIPEGQWLCRRCLQSPSRAVDCALCPNKGGAFKQTDDGRWAHVVCALWIPEVCFANTVFLEPIDSIEHIPPARWKLTCYICKQRGSGACIQCHKANCYTAFHVTCAQQAGLYMKMEPVRETGANGTSFSVRKTAYCDIHTPPGSARRLPALSHSEGEEDEDEEEDEGKGWSSEKVKKAKAKSRIKMKKARKILAEKRAAAPVVSVPCIPPHRLSKITNRLTIQRKSQFMQRLHSYWTLKRQSRNGVPLLRRLQTHLQSQRNCDQVGRDSEDKNWALKEQLKSWQRLRHDLERARLLVELIRKREKLKRETIKVQQIAMEMQLTPFLILLRKTLEQLQEKDTGNIFSEPVPLSEVPDYLDHIKKPMDFFTMKQNLEAYRYLNFDDFEEDFNLIVSNCLKYNAKDTIFYRAAVRLREQGGAVLRQARRQAEKMGIDFETGMHIPHSLAGDEAPHHAEDAEEERLVLLENQKHLPVEEQLKLLLERLDEVNASKQSVGRSRRAKMIKKEMTALRRKLAHQRETGRDGPERHGPSSRGSLTPHPAACDKDGQTDSAAEESSSQETSKGLGPNMSSTPAHEVGRRTSVLFSKKNPKTAGPPKRPGRPPKNRESQMTPSHGGSPVGPPQLPIMGSLRQRKRGRSPRPSSSSDSDSDKSTEDPPMDLPANGFSSGNQPVKKSFLVYRNDCSLPRSSSDSESSSSSSSSAASDRTSTTPSKQGRGKPSFSRGTFPEDSSEDTSGTENEAYSVGTGRGVGHSSKYLHPKPGLLGTQCQGLASPPATDPPPLSLSCEVVRKSLGRGAGWLSEDEDSPLDALDLVWAKCRGYPSYPALIIDPKMPREGMFHHGVPIPVPPLEVLKLGEQMTQEAREHLYLVLFFDNKRTWQWLPRTKLVPLGVNQDLDKEKMLEGRKSNIRKSVQIAYHRALQHRSKVQGEQSSETSDSD; the protein is encoded by the exons ATGGGGGTGGACTTTGACGTGAAGACTTTCTGCCACAACTTGCGGGCAACTAAACCACCATACGAGTGCCCTGTGGAGACCTGCCGCAAGGTTTACAAGAGTTATAGTGGTATTGAATACCACCTATACCACTATGACCACGACAACCCGCCGCCCCCACAGCAGACTCCACTCCGCAAGCACAAGAAGAAGGGACGGCAGTCACGCCCAGCCAACAAGCAGTCACCCAGCCCCTCAGAGGTATCTCAGTCACCAGGCCGTGAGGTGATGAGCTACGCACAGGCTCAGCGCATGGTGGAGGTGGACCTGCATGGCCGTGTCCACCGCATCAGCATCTTTGACAACCTGGATGTGGTATCAGAGGACGAGGAAGCCCCCGAGGAGGCCCCTGAGAATGGAAGTAACAAGGAGAACACTGAGACGCCTGCTGCTACTCCTAAGTCAGGCAAGCATAAGAACAAGGAGAAACGCAAGGACTCcaaccatcatcaccaccataaTGCTTCTGCAAGTGCCACCCCCAAGCTGCCAGAGGTGGTATACCGGGAGCTAGAGCAGGACACCCCTGATGCCCCACCCCGACCAACTTCCTATTACCG GTACATTGAGAAGTCTGCAGAAGAGCTGGATGAGGAAGTTGAGTATGACATGGATGAGGAGGATTACATCTGGCTGGATATCATGAATGAGCGGCGAAAGACAGAGGGTGTGAGTCCAATCCCACAGGAGATCTTTGAGTACCTAATGGACCGGCTGGAAAAAGAGTCCTACTTTGAGAGTCACAATAAAGGTGACCCCAATGCACTAGTGGACGAGGATGCTGTGTGCTGTATCTGCAATGATGGTGAGTGCCAGAACAGCAATGTCATCCTCTTCTGTGACATGTGCAACCTGGCCGTACACCAGGAGTGCTACGGTGTCCCCTATATCCCTGAGGGCCAGTGGCTGTGCCGCCGTTGCCTACAGTCACCCTCCCGTGCTGTGGACTGTGCCCTTTGCCCTAACAAGGGTGGTGCCTTCAAGCAGACAGATGACGGGCGCTGGGCCCATGTGGTGTGTGCCCTGTGGATCCCGGAGGTCTGCTTCGCCAACACAGTCTTCCTAGAGCCTATTGATAGCATCGAGCACATCCCACCAGCACGCTGGAAGCTTACCTGCTACATTTGCAAACAGCGGGGCTCAGGGGCCTGCATTCAGTGCCACAAGGCCAACTGCTATACAGCCTTCCATGTGACATGCGCCCAGCAGGCTGGCCTTTACATGAAAATGGAACCAGTGCGGGAGACGGGTGCCAATGGCACCTCTTTCAGCGTCCGCAAGACAGCCTACTGCGACATCCACACACCCCCAGGCTCTGCCCGCCGCCTGCCTGCCCTATCCCACAGTGAGGGTGAGGAAGATGAGGATGAAGAGGAAGATGAGGGTAAAGGCTGGAGCTCAGAGAAGGTCAAGAAGGCCAAGGCTAAGTCCCGGATAAAGATGAAGAAGGCACGGAAGATCTTGGCAGAGAAGCGGGCAGCAGCACCTGTGGTGTCAGTGCCCTGCATCCCACCACACAG GCTCAGTAAAATCACCAATCGCCTGACCATCCAGAGAAAGAGCCAGTTCATGCAGAGGCTGCACAGCTACTGGACGTTGAAACGGCAGTCACGGAATGGGGTTCCACTGCTGCGTCGCCTGCAGACACACCTCCAGTCTCAGAGGAACTGTGACCAAGTTGGG AGAGATTCTGAGGATAAAAACTGGGCCCTCAAAGAACAGCTCAAGTCCTGGCAGCGACTCCGGCATGACCTAGAACGAGCTCGGCTGCTAGTAGAACTGATCCGCAAGCGGGAGAAACTCAAAAGGGAGACG ATTAAGGTCCAGCAGATTGCCATGGAGATGCAACTGACTCCTTTCCTCATCCTCCTTCGCAAAACCTTGGAACAGCTCCAAGAGAAGGACACAGGCAACATCTTCAGCGAGCCGGTCCCTCTGTCTGAG GTACCTGACTACCTAGATCACATCAAAAAGCCCATGGACTTTTTCACCATGAAGCAGAACTTGGAGGCTTACCGCTACCTGAACTTTGATGATTTTGAGGAGGACTTCAACCTCATCGTCAGCAACTGCCTCAAGTATAACGCCAAGGACACCATCTTCTACAGGGCAGCAGTGCGGCTCCGTGAGCAGGGTGGCGCTGTGCTTCGTCAGGCCCGGCGCCAGGCAGAAAAAATGGGCATTGACTTTGAGACGGGCATGCATATCCCTCACAGCCTGGCTGGAGATGAGGCCCCACACCACGCTGAAGATG cAGAGGAAGAGCGGCTGGTCCTGCTGGAGAATCAGAAGCACCTGCCAGTAGAAGAGCAGCTCAAGTTGTTGCTGGAGCGGCTGGATGAGGTGAATGCCAGCAAGCAGAGTGTAGGCCGCTCAAGGCGAGCAAAAATGATCAAGAAAGAGATGACAGCATTGCGGCGGAAACTTGCCCACCAGCGGGAGACTGGACGGGATGGGCCTGAAAGGCATGGCCCCTCCAGCCGAGGCAGTCTGACACCCCACCCTGCAGCCTGTGACAAGGACGGGCAGACAGACAGTGCCGCGGAGGAGAGCAGCAGCCAGGAGACGAGCAAAG GCCTGGGTCCCAACATGTCCTCAACCCCCGCACATGAGGTGGGCAGGAGAACCTCAGTTCTGTTCTCCAAAAAGAACCCGAAGACAGCTGGACCGCCCAAGAGGCCGGGCCGGCCCCCCAAAAACCGGGAGAGCCAGATGACCCCCAGCCACGGAGGCAGTCCTGTGGGGCCCCCCCAGCTCCCCATCATGGGCTCCCTGCGTCAGCGCAAGCGGGGTAGGAGCCCCCGGCCCAGTTCGAGCTCAGACAGCGACAGTGATAAGTCCACAGAAGACCCCCCAATGG ACTTACCAGCCAATGGCTTCAGCAGTGGAAACCAGCCAGTGAAGAAGAGTTTCTTGGTGTACCGCAATGACTGCAGCCTTCCCCGGAGCAGTTCAGACTCTGAAtccagcagcagtagcagcagcagtgCTGCCTCAGACCGGACCAG CACAACACCCTCAAAACAAGGCCGGGGCAAGCCCTCCTTCTCTCGGGGCACATTCCCAGAGGATAGCAGTGAAGATACCTCAGGCACTGAGAATGAGGCCTACTCCGTGGGCACTGGCCGCGGCGTGGGCCACAGCAGTAAGTACCTTCACCCAaagccagggctgctgggcacCCAGTGTCAGGGCCTTGCCAGCCCCCCAGCCACTGATccacctcctctctccctttcctgtgAAGTGGTGAGGAAGAGTCTGGGTCGGGGAGCTGGCTGGCTCTCAGAGGATGAGGACTCCCCTCTGGATGCTCTGGACCTGGTGTGGGCCAAATGCCGAGGGTATCCATCATACCCAGCTCTG ATCATTGATCCAAAGATGCCCCGAGAAGGTATGTTCCACCATGGGGTTCCCATCCCTGTGCCCCCACTGGAGGTGCTGAAACTTGGGGAGCAGATGACCCAGGAAGCCCGAGAGCATCTCTACCTCGTTCTCTTCTTTGACAACAAAAGAACCTG GCAGTGGCTACCCAGGACTAAGTTGGTCCCTCTGGGTGTGAACCAGGACCTagacaaagagaagatgttggagggCCGCAAGTCAAATATCCGCAAGTCAGTACAAATCGCCTACCACAGGGCTCTTCAGCACCGTAGCAAGGTTCAGGGTGAACAGAGCAGCGAGACCAGCGATAGCGACTGA
- the Brpf1 gene encoding peregrin isoform X6, with amino-acid sequence MGVDFDVKTFCHNLRATKPPYECPVETCRKVYKSYSGIEYHLYHYDHDNPPPPQQTPLRKHKKKGRQSRPANKQSPSPSEVSQSPGREVMSYAQAQRMVEVDLHGRVHRISIFDNLDVVSEDEEAPEEAPENGSNKENTETPAATPKSGKHKNKEKRKDSNHHHHHNASASATPKLPEVVYRELEQDTPDAPPRPTSYYRYIEKSAEELDEEVEYDMDEEDYIWLDIMNERRKTEGVSPIPQEIFEYLMDRLEKESYFESHNKGDPNALVDEDAVCCICNDGECQNSNVILFCDMCNLAVHQECYGVPYIPEGQWLCRRCLQSPSRAVDCALCPNKGGAFKQTDDGRWAHVVCALWIPEVCFANTVFLEPIDSIEHIPPARWKLTCYICKQRGSGACIQCHKANCYTAFHVTCAQQAGLYMKMEPVRETGANGTSFSVRKTAYCDIHTPPGSARRLPALSHSEGEEDEDEEEDEGKGWSSEKVKKAKAKSRIKMKKARKILAEKRAAAPVVSVPCIPPHRLSKITNRLTIQRKSQFMQRLHSYWTLKRQSRNGVPLLRRLQTHLQSQRNCDQVGRDSEDKNWALKEQLKSWQRLRHDLERARLLVELIRKREKLKRETIKVQQIAMEMQLTPFLILLRKTLEQLQEKDTGNIFSEPVPLSEVPDYLDHIKKPMDFFTMKQNLEAYRYLNFDDFEEDFNLIVSNCLKYNAKDTIFYRAAVRLREQGGAVLRQARRQAEKMGIDFETGMHIPHSLAGDEAPHHAEDAEEERLVLLENQKHLPVEEQLKLLLERLDEVNASKQSVGRSRRAKMIKKEMTALRRKLAHQRETGRDGPERHGPSSRGSLTPHPAACDKDGQTDSAAEESSSQETSKGLGPNMSSTPAHEVGRRTSVLFSKKNPKTAGPPKRPGRPPKNRESQMTPSHGGSPVGPPQLPIMGSLRQRKRGRSPRPSSSSDSDSDKSTEDPPMDLPANGFSSGNQPVKKSFLVYRNDCSLPRSSSDSESSSSSSSSAASDRTSTTPSKQGRGKPSFSRGTFPEDSSEDTSGTENEAYSVGTGRGVGHSMVRKSLGRGAGWLSEDEDSPLDALDLVWAKCRGYPSYPALIIDPKMPREGMFHHGVPIPVPPLEVLKLGEQMTQEAREHLYLVLFFDNKRTWQWLPRTKLVPLGVNQDLDKEKMLEGRKSNIRKSVQIAYHRALQHRSKVQGEQSSETSDSD; translated from the exons ATGGGGGTGGACTTTGACGTGAAGACTTTCTGCCACAACTTGCGGGCAACTAAACCACCATACGAGTGCCCTGTGGAGACCTGCCGCAAGGTTTACAAGAGTTATAGTGGTATTGAATACCACCTATACCACTATGACCACGACAACCCGCCGCCCCCACAGCAGACTCCACTCCGCAAGCACAAGAAGAAGGGACGGCAGTCACGCCCAGCCAACAAGCAGTCACCCAGCCCCTCAGAGGTATCTCAGTCACCAGGCCGTGAGGTGATGAGCTACGCACAGGCTCAGCGCATGGTGGAGGTGGACCTGCATGGCCGTGTCCACCGCATCAGCATCTTTGACAACCTGGATGTGGTATCAGAGGACGAGGAAGCCCCCGAGGAGGCCCCTGAGAATGGAAGTAACAAGGAGAACACTGAGACGCCTGCTGCTACTCCTAAGTCAGGCAAGCATAAGAACAAGGAGAAACGCAAGGACTCcaaccatcatcaccaccataaTGCTTCTGCAAGTGCCACCCCCAAGCTGCCAGAGGTGGTATACCGGGAGCTAGAGCAGGACACCCCTGATGCCCCACCCCGACCAACTTCCTATTACCG GTACATTGAGAAGTCTGCAGAAGAGCTGGATGAGGAAGTTGAGTATGACATGGATGAGGAGGATTACATCTGGCTGGATATCATGAATGAGCGGCGAAAGACAGAGGGTGTGAGTCCAATCCCACAGGAGATCTTTGAGTACCTAATGGACCGGCTGGAAAAAGAGTCCTACTTTGAGAGTCACAATAAAGGTGACCCCAATGCACTAGTGGACGAGGATGCTGTGTGCTGTATCTGCAATGATGGTGAGTGCCAGAACAGCAATGTCATCCTCTTCTGTGACATGTGCAACCTGGCCGTACACCAGGAGTGCTACGGTGTCCCCTATATCCCTGAGGGCCAGTGGCTGTGCCGCCGTTGCCTACAGTCACCCTCCCGTGCTGTGGACTGTGCCCTTTGCCCTAACAAGGGTGGTGCCTTCAAGCAGACAGATGACGGGCGCTGGGCCCATGTGGTGTGTGCCCTGTGGATCCCGGAGGTCTGCTTCGCCAACACAGTCTTCCTAGAGCCTATTGATAGCATCGAGCACATCCCACCAGCACGCTGGAAGCTTACCTGCTACATTTGCAAACAGCGGGGCTCAGGGGCCTGCATTCAGTGCCACAAGGCCAACTGCTATACAGCCTTCCATGTGACATGCGCCCAGCAGGCTGGCCTTTACATGAAAATGGAACCAGTGCGGGAGACGGGTGCCAATGGCACCTCTTTCAGCGTCCGCAAGACAGCCTACTGCGACATCCACACACCCCCAGGCTCTGCCCGCCGCCTGCCTGCCCTATCCCACAGTGAGGGTGAGGAAGATGAGGATGAAGAGGAAGATGAGGGTAAAGGCTGGAGCTCAGAGAAGGTCAAGAAGGCCAAGGCTAAGTCCCGGATAAAGATGAAGAAGGCACGGAAGATCTTGGCAGAGAAGCGGGCAGCAGCACCTGTGGTGTCAGTGCCCTGCATCCCACCACACAG GCTCAGTAAAATCACCAATCGCCTGACCATCCAGAGAAAGAGCCAGTTCATGCAGAGGCTGCACAGCTACTGGACGTTGAAACGGCAGTCACGGAATGGGGTTCCACTGCTGCGTCGCCTGCAGACACACCTCCAGTCTCAGAGGAACTGTGACCAAGTTGGG AGAGATTCTGAGGATAAAAACTGGGCCCTCAAAGAACAGCTCAAGTCCTGGCAGCGACTCCGGCATGACCTAGAACGAGCTCGGCTGCTAGTAGAACTGATCCGCAAGCGGGAGAAACTCAAAAGGGAGACG ATTAAGGTCCAGCAGATTGCCATGGAGATGCAACTGACTCCTTTCCTCATCCTCCTTCGCAAAACCTTGGAACAGCTCCAAGAGAAGGACACAGGCAACATCTTCAGCGAGCCGGTCCCTCTGTCTGAG GTACCTGACTACCTAGATCACATCAAAAAGCCCATGGACTTTTTCACCATGAAGCAGAACTTGGAGGCTTACCGCTACCTGAACTTTGATGATTTTGAGGAGGACTTCAACCTCATCGTCAGCAACTGCCTCAAGTATAACGCCAAGGACACCATCTTCTACAGGGCAGCAGTGCGGCTCCGTGAGCAGGGTGGCGCTGTGCTTCGTCAGGCCCGGCGCCAGGCAGAAAAAATGGGCATTGACTTTGAGACGGGCATGCATATCCCTCACAGCCTGGCTGGAGATGAGGCCCCACACCACGCTGAAGATG cAGAGGAAGAGCGGCTGGTCCTGCTGGAGAATCAGAAGCACCTGCCAGTAGAAGAGCAGCTCAAGTTGTTGCTGGAGCGGCTGGATGAGGTGAATGCCAGCAAGCAGAGTGTAGGCCGCTCAAGGCGAGCAAAAATGATCAAGAAAGAGATGACAGCATTGCGGCGGAAACTTGCCCACCAGCGGGAGACTGGACGGGATGGGCCTGAAAGGCATGGCCCCTCCAGCCGAGGCAGTCTGACACCCCACCCTGCAGCCTGTGACAAGGACGGGCAGACAGACAGTGCCGCGGAGGAGAGCAGCAGCCAGGAGACGAGCAAAG GCCTGGGTCCCAACATGTCCTCAACCCCCGCACATGAGGTGGGCAGGAGAACCTCAGTTCTGTTCTCCAAAAAGAACCCGAAGACAGCTGGACCGCCCAAGAGGCCGGGCCGGCCCCCCAAAAACCGGGAGAGCCAGATGACCCCCAGCCACGGAGGCAGTCCTGTGGGGCCCCCCCAGCTCCCCATCATGGGCTCCCTGCGTCAGCGCAAGCGGGGTAGGAGCCCCCGGCCCAGTTCGAGCTCAGACAGCGACAGTGATAAGTCCACAGAAGACCCCCCAATGG ACTTACCAGCCAATGGCTTCAGCAGTGGAAACCAGCCAGTGAAGAAGAGTTTCTTGGTGTACCGCAATGACTGCAGCCTTCCCCGGAGCAGTTCAGACTCTGAAtccagcagcagtagcagcagcagtgCTGCCTCAGACCGGACCAG CACAACACCCTCAAAACAAGGCCGGGGCAAGCCCTCCTTCTCTCGGGGCACATTCCCAGAGGATAGCAGTGAAGATACCTCAGGCACTGAGAATGAGGCCTACTCCGTGGGCACTGGCCGCGGCGTGGGCCACAGCA TGGTGAGGAAGAGTCTGGGTCGGGGAGCTGGCTGGCTCTCAGAGGATGAGGACTCCCCTCTGGATGCTCTGGACCTGGTGTGGGCCAAATGCCGAGGGTATCCATCATACCCAGCTCTG ATCATTGATCCAAAGATGCCCCGAGAAGGTATGTTCCACCATGGGGTTCCCATCCCTGTGCCCCCACTGGAGGTGCTGAAACTTGGGGAGCAGATGACCCAGGAAGCCCGAGAGCATCTCTACCTCGTTCTCTTCTTTGACAACAAAAGAACCTG GCAGTGGCTACCCAGGACTAAGTTGGTCCCTCTGGGTGTGAACCAGGACCTagacaaagagaagatgttggagggCCGCAAGTCAAATATCCGCAAGTCAGTACAAATCGCCTACCACAGGGCTCTTCAGCACCGTAGCAAGGTTCAGGGTGAACAGAGCAGCGAGACCAGCGATAGCGACTGA